In Halobaculum magnesiiphilum, the following proteins share a genomic window:
- a CDS encoding FAD-binding oxidoreductase: MSDESHGGGGPRSEADAEAVAAAHADALASLAAELVGDGRPAPRDAVGEWRTLFPGTVVTPGDPEYDDARRVWNGYVSAFPAAVAYPTTPAGVARVVDAAQETGLGIATRSGGHSSVGTSTGDGVLVCDVGAMRDVTVDPAAGTATVEPGATIGELDAATTEHALATPQGVAPEVGVTGLTLGGGTGYLSRAHGLACDRLRRVELVTAAGERARSSTARPRQRTGSGATRERVTASPARNPDLFRAVRGAGGDFGVAVELEFDLVPVPDEVAMCDTWFGVDGADEIAALLRAYRRLLRAAPRETNVSPYVARVPDEPGFTDDRAGDLALCVLGAHAGDPEAGERALAPFRDLARESERGTEEERESGDGTNRGGDATAPLIDHAERVPYRELQRYLGGDSAAGDRYYWKSVAVESFTDDLVALVAERMTALPGGAGAGPDSTVVVWPMGGAIADLDPGDTAVPERDAEVVLNFEACWSDPGADDEHVSWARESAESVREVATVTGELPNFSGTERGESAARDVYGDNYDWLRETKREWDPERVFSPSGRL; this comes from the coding sequence TCGCATGGCGGCGGGGGTCCGCGTTCGGAGGCGGACGCCGAAGCGGTCGCGGCGGCGCACGCGGACGCGCTCGCGTCGCTGGCGGCGGAGTTGGTCGGCGACGGGAGGCCCGCGCCCCGCGACGCCGTCGGCGAGTGGCGGACGCTGTTCCCCGGGACGGTCGTGACGCCCGGCGATCCCGAGTACGACGACGCCCGCCGCGTCTGGAACGGGTACGTCTCCGCGTTCCCGGCGGCCGTCGCGTACCCCACGACGCCGGCGGGCGTCGCCCGCGTCGTCGACGCCGCCCAGGAGACGGGACTCGGGATCGCGACGCGCTCGGGCGGGCACTCCTCGGTCGGCACCTCGACCGGCGACGGCGTGCTCGTGTGCGACGTGGGCGCGATGCGGGACGTGACGGTCGACCCGGCGGCCGGAACGGCGACCGTCGAGCCGGGTGCCACCATCGGCGAGCTCGACGCGGCGACGACCGAACACGCCCTCGCGACCCCGCAGGGCGTCGCCCCGGAGGTCGGCGTGACCGGCCTGACGCTCGGCGGCGGGACGGGCTACCTCTCGCGAGCCCACGGGCTGGCGTGCGACCGCCTCCGCCGGGTCGAGTTGGTGACCGCCGCCGGGGAACGAGCGCGGTCGAGCACGGCGAGACCGCGACAGCGAACGGGGAGCGGAGCGACCCGTGAGCGCGTCACCGCGAGCCCGGCGAGAAACCCCGATCTGTTCCGTGCGGTGCGGGGCGCCGGCGGCGACTTCGGCGTCGCCGTCGAGTTGGAGTTCGACCTCGTCCCGGTTCCCGACGAGGTGGCGATGTGTGACACGTGGTTCGGCGTCGACGGCGCCGACGAGATCGCGGCGCTGTTGCGGGCGTACCGCCGGCTGCTTCGCGCGGCGCCGCGGGAGACGAACGTCTCGCCGTACGTTGCGCGCGTTCCCGACGAGCCGGGGTTCACCGACGACCGCGCGGGCGACCTCGCGCTGTGTGTGCTCGGCGCCCACGCCGGCGACCCCGAGGCGGGAGAACGGGCGCTTGCGCCGTTTCGCGATCTGGCTCGCGAATCCGAACGCGGGACCGAGGAGGAACGCGAGAGCGGGGACGGAACGAACCGCGGCGGCGACGCGACGGCGCCGCTGATCGATCACGCCGAACGCGTTCCGTACCGGGAACTCCAGCGATACCTCGGGGGCGACTCGGCCGCCGGCGACCGCTACTACTGGAAATCCGTCGCCGTCGAGTCGTTCACCGACGACCTCGTCGCGCTCGTCGCCGAGCGAATGACCGCGCTCCCGGGCGGGGCCGGCGCGGGGCCGGACAGCACCGTCGTCGTCTGGCCGATGGGGGGCGCGATCGCCGACCTCGATCCGGGCGACACGGCGGTGCCCGAGCGCGACGCCGAGGTCGTCCTCAACTTCGAGGCGTGTTGGAGCGACCCCGGCGCGGACGACGAGCACGTCTCGTGGGCACGGGAGTCTGCCGAGTCAGTCCGCGAAGTGGCGACGGTGACCGGGGAGCTGCCGAACTTCTCGGGAACAGAGCGCGGCGAATCCGCCGCCCGCGACGTGTACGGCGACAACTACGACTGGCTCCGGGAGACCAAGCGGGAGTGGGACCCCGAGAGGGTGTTCTCGCCGAGCGGCCGGTTGTGA
- a CDS encoding zinc-dependent alcohol dehydrogenase family protein, translated as MRAAVFHGPGDIRVEEVDKPEIEEPTDAIVRVTHTAICGSDLWFYRGESDRDPGTGVGHEPMGVVEEVGEDVRSVEPGDRVLAPFAISCGSCEFCRKGLHTSCVNRDSWGGDNGGAQGEFVRSTHADGTLVRVPDRYADDEDALRSLLPLTDVMGTGHHAALSAGVEAGEDAVVVGDGAVGLCGVAAARRLGAERIVAVGHHEDRLAIAEEFGATHTVAERGDDAVDAVLDITDGGANHVLECVGAASAMETAVEAARPGGTVGYVGVPHGMEGGLDLFSFFGDNVALRGGVAPVRAYAEELLADVLQGTLDPSPIFTETVGLDGVPDGYRMMDEREAVKVLVKPWE; from the coding sequence ATGCGCGCAGCAGTGTTCCACGGCCCCGGCGATATCCGGGTCGAGGAGGTCGACAAGCCCGAGATCGAGGAGCCGACCGACGCGATCGTCCGCGTCACCCACACCGCGATCTGCGGGTCGGACCTGTGGTTCTACCGCGGCGAGAGCGACCGCGACCCGGGGACGGGCGTCGGCCACGAGCCGATGGGAGTCGTCGAGGAGGTCGGCGAGGACGTGCGCTCGGTCGAGCCGGGCGACCGCGTGCTCGCCCCCTTCGCCATCTCCTGTGGCTCCTGTGAGTTCTGTCGCAAGGGGCTGCACACCTCCTGTGTGAACCGCGACTCGTGGGGCGGCGACAACGGCGGCGCCCAGGGCGAGTTCGTCCGCTCGACGCACGCCGACGGCACGCTCGTCCGGGTGCCCGACCGCTACGCCGACGACGAGGACGCCCTCCGGTCGCTGCTCCCGCTCACCGACGTGATGGGGACGGGCCACCACGCCGCCCTGTCGGCGGGCGTCGAGGCCGGCGAGGACGCGGTCGTCGTCGGCGACGGCGCCGTGGGGCTGTGCGGCGTCGCCGCCGCCCGCCGGCTGGGCGCCGAGCGGATCGTCGCCGTCGGCCACCACGAGGACCGCCTCGCGATCGCCGAGGAGTTCGGCGCCACCCACACGGTCGCCGAGCGCGGCGACGACGCGGTCGACGCGGTGCTCGACATCACCGACGGCGGCGCCAACCACGTGCTGGAGTGCGTCGGCGCCGCCTCCGCGATGGAAACCGCGGTGGAGGCCGCCCGCCCTGGCGGCACCGTCGGCTACGTCGGCGTTCCCCACGGGATGGAGGGCGGGCTCGATCTGTTCTCGTTCTTCGGCGACAACGTCGCGCTGCGCGGCGGCGTCGCGCCGGTCCGCGCGTACGCCGAGGAGCTGCTGGCCGACGTGCTCCAGGGGACGCTCGACCCGTCGCCGATCTTCACCGAAACCGTGGGCCTCGACGGCGTCCCCGATGGGTACCGCATGATGGACGAACGGGAGGCCGTGAAGGTGCTCGTGAAGCCCTGGGAGTAG
- a CDS encoding GNAT family N-acetyltransferase, whose amino-acid sequence MEVVERPTFESEVSKRIYEYVERHGTANRHIVQQTVSAPAEEFERELDRLESRGYLDDDGGTLRVALDVGAVEEYETADTSFTIRPARQDDFEGLVAAIRQVTDQETYVVAESIAEQLLYEETVTRHNSVESRVFFVAVADDAIVGWTHLDLPQVSRVRETAKQTVGVVPEYRRSGIGGQLLRRGLDWAEANGFRKVYNSVPVTNAAALDFLGDHDWETEAIRRDHYTIDDEHVDEVMMAYTF is encoded by the coding sequence ATGGAGGTCGTCGAGCGACCCACGTTCGAGTCAGAGGTGAGCAAGCGCATCTACGAGTACGTCGAGCGGCACGGGACCGCGAACCGTCACATCGTCCAGCAGACCGTGTCGGCGCCGGCCGAGGAGTTCGAGCGCGAACTGGACCGCCTGGAGTCGCGGGGATACCTCGACGACGACGGCGGGACCCTCCGGGTCGCGCTCGACGTGGGCGCCGTCGAGGAGTACGAGACCGCCGACACGTCCTTCACGATCCGGCCGGCCCGCCAGGACGACTTCGAGGGCCTCGTGGCGGCGATCCGGCAGGTCACCGACCAGGAGACGTACGTCGTCGCCGAGAGCATCGCCGAGCAGTTGCTGTACGAGGAGACGGTGACGCGGCACAACTCCGTCGAGTCGCGGGTGTTCTTCGTCGCCGTCGCCGACGACGCCATCGTCGGGTGGACCCACCTCGACCTGCCGCAGGTGTCGCGGGTGCGCGAGACGGCCAAACAGACCGTCGGGGTCGTTCCCGAGTACCGTCGGTCCGGGATCGGGGGACAGCTCCTCCGGCGCGGCCTCGACTGGGCGGAGGCCAACGGCTTCCGGAAGGTGTACAACAGCGTTCCGGTGACGAACGCCGCCGCCCTGGACTTCCTCGGCGACCACGACTGGGAGACCGAGGCGATCCGACGGGATCACTACACCATCGACGACGAGCACGTCGACGAGGTCATGATGGCGTACACGTTCTGA
- a CDS encoding DUF7718 family protein translates to MDGGELESPTPDRSYTAHLDYGRVRRRTELGVEEGDVLWFVVQLECNHAPEYGSEDDWQHVARFDHHPHMDWGHDITDERLHIDLYAYDDLKVDVQKGFPEVPVNRAPAYCERFFDERYEELLAEYHERSK, encoded by the coding sequence ATGGACGGCGGAGAACTAGAGTCGCCAACTCCCGACAGGAGTTACACCGCTCACCTCGACTACGGGCGGGTTCGGCGTCGAACGGAACTCGGCGTCGAGGAAGGGGACGTACTCTGGTTCGTTGTTCAACTGGAGTGTAACCACGCACCGGAATACGGCTCCGAGGACGACTGGCAACACGTCGCCCGGTTCGATCACCACCCGCACATGGATTGGGGTCACGATATCACGGACGAACGGCTCCACATCGACTTGTACGCCTACGACGATCTGAAGGTGGACGTTCAGAAGGGCTTCCCCGAAGTGCCGGTAAACAGGGCCCCGGCGTACTGCGAGCGCTTCTTCGACGAGCGATACGAGGAGCTACTCGCCGAGTATCACGAACGCTCGAAGTAG
- a CDS encoding 2Fe-2S iron-sulfur cluster-binding protein, whose amino-acid sequence MVDPVAIGFGAGLVLVFVALHAARGTGWEATADISEEVIERRASTVEETEFPEPGSRAIGGGSAPAGAVATGEEGELEEGAAAEESSSGPGDIPEDEIEHFEVEFTKEGDTIEVANNETVLEAGEDEGWDMPYACREGQCVSCAGQITSGGNAEDYVEHDNQQMLDDAELDEGYTLTCVAYPRADFTIETGEAP is encoded by the coding sequence ATGGTAGACCCCGTGGCAATCGGGTTCGGCGCGGGCCTCGTGTTGGTCTTCGTCGCCCTGCACGCCGCCCGCGGCACCGGCTGGGAGGCCACCGCGGACATCTCCGAGGAGGTCATCGAGCGGCGGGCCTCCACCGTCGAGGAGACGGAGTTCCCCGAGCCGGGGAGCCGCGCCATCGGGGGCGGGAGCGCCCCCGCCGGCGCGGTCGCGACCGGCGAGGAGGGCGAACTGGAGGAGGGCGCGGCGGCCGAGGAGTCGTCGTCCGGCCCCGGCGACATTCCCGAGGACGAGATCGAGCACTTCGAGGTCGAGTTCACGAAGGAGGGCGACACGATCGAGGTCGCCAACAACGAGACGGTCCTGGAGGCCGGCGAGGACGAGGGCTGGGACATGCCCTACGCCTGCCGGGAGGGCCAGTGCGTCTCGTGTGCCGGCCAGATCACCTCCGGCGGCAACGCCGAGGACTACGTCGAACACGACAACCAGCAGATGCTCGACGACGCCGAACTCGACGAGGGGTACACCCTCACCTGCGTCGCGTACCCCCGCGCGGACTTCACGATCGAGACCGGCGAAGCGCCGTAA
- a CDS encoding NADP-dependent phosphogluconate dehydrogenase: MRLGVIGLGRMGRIVVDRVLDAGHDVVAFDLDAEATAAAAEAGAEPADSVADLYERLDSGEGGAGEGDDAGARIWLMVPAGDAVDATLADLEPHLDGDDVVVDGGNSYFEDSVRRAEATDAAYLDCGTSGGPAGAELGFSLMVGGPEWAYEELTPVFDAVATGPAGHDRMGPAGSGHYVKMVHNGVEYALMQAYGEGFELLHRGRYDLDLEAVARTWNNGAVIRSWLLELCEEAFREEGNDLGDVADRIEGGSTGTWTVQEALEQEVPVPLIYQALAERFDSREERFGRRLASRLRYGFGRHEVPRTGE, encoded by the coding sequence ATACGACTCGGCGTGATCGGACTCGGTCGCATGGGACGGATCGTCGTCGACCGCGTCCTCGACGCCGGCCACGACGTGGTCGCGTTCGACCTCGACGCGGAGGCGACCGCCGCGGCCGCCGAGGCCGGCGCGGAGCCGGCGGACTCGGTGGCGGACCTGTACGAGCGACTGGATAGCGGCGAGGGCGGAGCCGGCGAGGGAGACGACGCCGGCGCCCGCATCTGGCTGATGGTCCCCGCCGGCGACGCGGTCGACGCCACGCTCGCGGACCTGGAGCCGCACCTCGACGGCGACGACGTGGTCGTCGACGGCGGCAACTCCTACTTCGAGGACTCCGTCCGCCGCGCGGAGGCGACCGACGCGGCGTACCTCGACTGCGGCACCTCCGGGGGTCCAGCCGGCGCGGAACTCGGCTTCTCGCTGATGGTCGGCGGCCCCGAGTGGGCCTACGAGGAGCTGACGCCCGTGTTCGACGCCGTCGCCACCGGCCCCGCGGGCCACGACCGGATGGGGCCCGCCGGCTCGGGCCACTACGTGAAGATGGTCCACAACGGCGTCGAGTACGCGCTGATGCAGGCGTACGGCGAGGGGTTCGAGCTCCTCCACCGCGGCCGCTACGACCTCGACCTGGAGGCCGTCGCGCGCACGTGGAACAACGGCGCGGTCATCCGGTCGTGGCTGCTGGAACTCTGTGAGGAGGCGTTCCGCGAGGAGGGCAACGACCTGGGCGACGTGGCCGACCGTATCGAGGGCGGGTCCACCGGAACCTGGACCGTACAGGAGGCGCTCGAACAGGAGGTGCCCGTGCCGCTCATCTACCAGGCGCTCGCCGAACGCTTCGACTCCCGCGAGGAGCGGTTCGGCCGGCGGCTCGCGAGTCGGCTGCGGTACGGCTTCGGTCGCCACGAGGTCCCCCGGACCGGGGAGTAG
- a CDS encoding aminopeptidase — MDDRVREHAEVLVDWSARVDAGDQVVMDIAEGAHDLAVAVAAELGERDARLLTTYGSSEVGRAFLRAGDDDDREFAHSEPKLAMLEAADVYLRIGGGRNTTALADVDGDRRRRARKATTATREARMDTDWVSTVHPTRSLAQQAGMAYEEYRDFVYDAVLRDWESLAEEMANMKEILDAGSEVRIEKERTDLTMSIEDRTAVNSAASVAYDSHNLPSGEVFTAPHATEGEVYFDVPMTIDARRVRGVSLTFEDGEVVDFAAEQGEEAIADVLATDEGARRLGELGIGMNRGIDRFTDSILFDEKMGDTVHLAVGRAYDACLPEGESGNDSAVHVDMITDMSEDSRMLVDGEVVQHNGTFRWEDDFSAE, encoded by the coding sequence ATGGACGACCGAGTGCGAGAACACGCCGAGGTGCTGGTCGACTGGAGCGCCCGCGTCGACGCGGGCGACCAGGTCGTGATGGACATCGCCGAGGGCGCCCACGACCTGGCGGTCGCGGTGGCCGCGGAGCTGGGCGAGCGCGACGCGAGGCTGCTGACCACATACGGCTCCAGCGAGGTGGGCCGCGCGTTCCTCCGCGCCGGCGACGACGACGACCGCGAGTTCGCACACAGCGAGCCGAAGCTGGCGATGCTGGAGGCCGCGGACGTGTACCTCCGCATCGGCGGCGGACGTAACACGACCGCCCTCGCGGACGTGGACGGCGACCGCCGCCGGCGCGCCCGGAAGGCGACAACGGCGACCCGCGAGGCGCGGATGGACACCGACTGGGTCTCCACGGTCCACCCGACGCGCTCGCTCGCCCAGCAGGCCGGGATGGCCTACGAGGAGTACCGGGACTTCGTGTACGACGCGGTCCTGCGCGACTGGGAGTCGCTGGCCGAGGAGATGGCGAACATGAAGGAGATCCTCGACGCCGGCAGCGAGGTCCGCATCGAGAAGGAGCGCACGGACCTCACGATGTCCATCGAGGACCGCACGGCGGTCAACTCCGCCGCGAGCGTCGCCTACGACTCCCACAACCTGCCCTCGGGCGAGGTGTTCACCGCGCCGCACGCCACCGAGGGCGAGGTGTACTTCGACGTGCCGATGACCATCGACGCCCGGCGCGTGCGGGGCGTCTCGCTCACGTTCGAGGACGGCGAGGTCGTCGACTTCGCCGCCGAGCAGGGCGAGGAGGCGATCGCGGACGTGCTCGCCACCGACGAGGGGGCCCGTCGACTCGGGGAACTCGGGATCGGGATGAACCGCGGCATCGACCGCTTCACCGACTCGATCCTGTTCGACGAGAAGATGGGCGACACCGTCCACCTCGCGGTCGGGCGCGCGTACGACGCCTGCCTGCCGGAGGGCGAGTCGGGCAACGACTCGGCGGTCCACGTCGACATGATCACGGACATGTCCGAGGACTCGCGCATGCTGGTCGACGGCGAAGTGGTGCAACACAACGGGACCTTTCGGTGGGAGGACGACTTTTCCGCCGAGTAG
- a CDS encoding DNA primase large subunit PriL, producing MEPRHARYPFFASAREAVRASGVDLAALVADGDDAVDRGRERVERALTEGTVEPEDAGAWDTRDELLSYPIARILVSLLDSHAAVEKYAQAEAATAYRRFTEDLDRARDDGARREPARVDRDALLREFDLAGAVRIEDPKPGQVAGRWLWLDVGAYLSYVDPDWGDDWRLVNRELVDGEVRTEREELYRLLREAVEDRVAEGLPFEGVGEELADELETEISDLRDLLADRSVAADLDVVAPEYFPPCIAKLLGRAQGGDELDPHERFSLLAFLAGLNLDAEEAVALSGLDPELVADRFAYLRDDSGAQYPPPSCRTLGEYGICGNEDNHRSVAPHPLEYYSRKLREADEVVDWRERTDSDAGDAAA from the coding sequence ATGGAGCCGCGCCACGCCCGCTACCCGTTCTTCGCGTCGGCCCGCGAGGCCGTCCGCGCGTCGGGCGTCGACCTGGCCGCGCTCGTCGCCGACGGCGACGACGCCGTCGACCGCGGCCGCGAGCGGGTCGAGCGCGCGCTCACCGAGGGCACCGTCGAACCCGAGGACGCCGGCGCATGGGACACCCGCGACGAGCTGCTCTCGTATCCGATCGCGCGGATCCTCGTCTCGCTGCTCGACTCACACGCCGCCGTCGAGAAGTACGCGCAGGCCGAGGCGGCCACCGCCTACCGCCGCTTCACCGAGGACCTCGACCGCGCCCGCGACGACGGCGCCCGCCGCGAGCCCGCCCGCGTCGACCGGGACGCCCTGCTGCGGGAGTTCGACCTCGCCGGCGCCGTCCGAATCGAGGACCCGAAGCCCGGGCAGGTGGCGGGGAGGTGGCTCTGGCTCGACGTCGGCGCGTACCTCTCGTACGTCGACCCCGACTGGGGCGACGACTGGCGGCTCGTCAACCGCGAGCTCGTCGACGGCGAGGTGCGCACCGAACGCGAGGAGCTGTATCGCCTGCTGCGCGAGGCCGTCGAGGACCGCGTCGCCGAGGGGCTCCCGTTCGAGGGCGTCGGCGAGGAGCTCGCCGACGAGCTGGAGACCGAGATAAGCGACCTGCGCGACCTGCTGGCCGACCGGAGCGTCGCCGCCGACCTCGACGTGGTCGCGCCCGAGTACTTCCCGCCGTGTATCGCGAAACTGCTGGGGCGGGCACAGGGCGGCGACGAGCTGGACCCCCACGAGCGCTTCTCGCTGCTCGCGTTCCTCGCTGGCCTCAACCTCGACGCCGAGGAGGCCGTGGCGCTGTCGGGGCTCGACCCGGAGCTCGTCGCCGACCGCTTCGCGTACCTCCGCGACGACTCCGGCGCGCAGTACCCGCCGCCGTCGTGTCGGACGCTCGGCGAGTACGGGATCTGCGGGAACGAGGACAACCACCGCAGCGTCGCGCCCCATCCCCTGGAGTACTACAGCCGGAAGCTCCGCGAGGCCGACGAGGTCGTCGACTGGCGTGAACGAACCGACTCGGACGCCGGCGACGCCGCGGCCTGA
- a CDS encoding DUF7472 family protein: MEIDAEMRRMIAVSVGAVVVFIALLVAIGLQYTDGHNLSNIGAYYLVAAIGLFVVLMAAAGVLLDRRE; the protein is encoded by the coding sequence ATGGAAATCGACGCCGAAATGCGCCGCATGATCGCCGTCTCCGTCGGCGCAGTCGTCGTCTTCATCGCCCTTCTGGTCGCCATCGGTCTCCAGTACACCGACGGCCACAACCTCTCGAACATCGGCGCGTACTACCTCGTCGCCGCGATCGGCCTGTTCGTCGTGCTGATGGCCGCCGCCGGCGTCCTCCTCGATCGCCGCGAGTAG